From Thermoanaerobaculia bacterium, the proteins below share one genomic window:
- a CDS encoding ATP-binding protein, producing MKITHMAGRPSGNSPPIGKSEILKKETFPAHKPSKTGIEVEAGIRAWQQIAFRWLLWAMLITGAVRLFMVFSYHPQIAPLKQRLLVLAMYGILVGVFLFKRLPHEFRVWLVLAAGFGAAATIFSSTGFQGVGRIFFLVMPMYALILVGRRSGWIASAISLSIYTLTAMTGSSLIPKTTNTISAVNFLFFQGIMLAFSLVTLLILMDSLIHFLRSTISAEREAAQERGRLEHLLFNAGERTRVNVGHQLHDGPCQQITAALLRCKVVENKLQAYPQGNEVIPHVQAITEILNESVGEIHDLAHGLSQEELEPDSFITALGNLATQASMSGTIECILHHEGDIRPGDKNAATQLFLLAQEAVNNALKHARPHHVTIEVRKDSDSLQLAISDDGTGMTDGRTMDGMGIRIMHHRAGLLGGSLSIHTVPDRGTTVLCSTPLPEKLSKPEETP from the coding sequence GTGAAGATCACTCACATGGCTGGGCGACCCAGCGGGAACAGCCCTCCAATTGGAAAATCTGAGATCCTGAAGAAGGAAACCTTCCCGGCACACAAACCATCAAAAACAGGGATTGAAGTTGAAGCCGGTATTCGTGCCTGGCAGCAAATTGCCTTTCGCTGGTTATTGTGGGCCATGTTAATCACGGGAGCCGTCCGCCTCTTCATGGTATTTTCATATCATCCTCAGATTGCCCCGCTAAAACAGCGTCTTCTTGTCCTGGCCATGTATGGGATCCTGGTTGGAGTATTCCTCTTTAAACGGTTACCCCATGAGTTCCGCGTCTGGCTGGTTCTTGCGGCTGGATTCGGGGCGGCGGCAACCATCTTTTCCTCCACAGGATTTCAGGGTGTGGGCCGCATCTTTTTCCTTGTCATGCCGATGTATGCCCTGATTCTCGTCGGAAGAAGATCCGGATGGATCGCCTCGGCAATCAGCTTATCCATCTATACGTTGACTGCAATGACAGGAAGTAGTCTCATCCCGAAAACGACAAATACCATTTCTGCCGTAAATTTTTTATTCTTTCAGGGGATCATGCTGGCCTTTTCCCTGGTCACACTTTTGATTCTCATGGACAGTCTGATCCATTTCCTGAGAAGCACGATCTCCGCAGAACGGGAGGCCGCACAGGAGAGGGGGCGTCTTGAACACCTTCTCTTCAACGCCGGGGAGCGAACAAGGGTAAACGTTGGTCATCAGCTTCACGATGGCCCCTGCCAGCAGATCACAGCTGCTCTGCTGCGATGCAAAGTGGTTGAAAACAAGCTTCAGGCCTATCCGCAGGGAAACGAAGTCATTCCCCACGTTCAGGCGATTACTGAAATCCTGAATGAATCTGTTGGTGAAATACATGATCTTGCGCACGGATTAAGCCAGGAAGAGCTTGAGCCGGATTCATTTATTACAGCCCTGGGCAACCTGGCCACCCAGGCATCCATGTCCGGAACCATCGAATGCATCCTGCACCATGAGGGTGACATCCGTCCCGGGGATAAAAACGCGGCCACGCAACTGTTTCTCCTGGCCCAGGAAGCGGTGAACAACGCCCTGAAGCACGCCAGGCCGCACCATGTCACCATTGAAGTTAGGAAAGACAGCGACAGTCTACAGCTAGCCATCTCGGATGATGGCACCGGTATGACCGACGGCAGAACCATGGACGGCATGGGAATTCGGATCATGCACCATCGAGCCGGATTACTGGGAGGCTCTCTCTCTATCCATACGGTTCCAGACCGCGGAACCACGGTACTCTGTAGCACTCCCCTCCCGGAGAAATTATCAAAACCGGAGGAAACCCCATGA